The Streptomyces sp. NBC_00435 nucleotide sequence CTGACACGGGCCCCGCCCCCGGCCCCGACGGTCCCGGGACCGGGCCCGCCCGGACCCGCACCCGGCCCGCCCGATCGGGCCCGCATGCGCAGCCCCAGCAGCGGGAACACCAGGACGGACACCATCCCGGCCCCGACCAGCGCCGCCGCCTCCCCCGACTCGAGCTTGCCGTCCTGTACGCCCAGAGTGGTGATCGCCACCACCAGCGGCAGCGCCGTGGAGCCGAACAGCACCAGTGCCACCCGGTCGCGGCGTCCGAGGTCCCGCGGAGCCAGCAGCCACATCGGGAGCCCCCGCACCACGAGGAAGAGCAGCAGGAACACCGGCAGCAGCAGGAGCACCCACCCGCCCCCGAGCAGCGCGTCCAGGTCGAACTCGATCCCGGTGACCACGAAGAACAGCGGCACCAGGAAGCCGAAACCCATGGCCTCCACCTTCGACAGCACGGTCTCGCTGCTCTCCGGGGCGGCCCCGTGCAGCACCAGCCGGGTGATCAGTCCGGCGGCGAAGGCACCGAGCAGTACGTCGAGGCCGAGCACCTGGGAGAGCGCCAGGAACGCCACGAGGATCAGCACCACCAGCCGCACGGCGAACTGGCCGCTGCTGTGCAGGGTCTTGGCGATGACCCGGGAGAACCAGGGCGGCTTGGGCCGCAGCGCCCAGAGCACGGCCGCGGCCGTGAGCGCCGCGAAGGCGATCAGCAGCGCCGCCGAGCGGCCCGGGGCCCGTCCGCTGAGCAGCAGGGCCATCGCGATGATCGGCCCGAACTCGCCGACCGCGCCCATCGCCATCATCACGGAGCCGAACCTGTTCTGGAGGTCCCCCGAGTCCCGCAGGACCGGCAGGATCGTGCCCAGCGCGGTACTGGTGAGCGCGGTGCCGACGTAGACGCCCTTGTCGAATCCGCCACCCTCGGCCAGCAGCAGGCCGACGCCGAGCCCCAGCCCGAGGGCGACCACCCAGGCCCACACCGACCGTTTCAGGGTGTCGCCCCTGACCTGGGCGAACTGGATCTCGTAGCCGGCCAGGAAGATCAGCATCGCGAGACCGAGCTCGCTCAGTACGTCGACCACCTCGCCGGAGTGCGCCCAGCCGAGCACGTCGGGCCCGACCAGGACCCCCAGCAGGATCTCGAAGATCACCAGCGGTACGGGGAGCCAGCGCGAGACCCCGTACGCGAGCAGGGGCGCGAGCACCGCGATCGACATGATCAGGATGAGAGTGATCCCCGAGTGCGCCATGGGTGCCATTTACATACGCTTCACCCTGATTGTCCACTTCATGGATTCGTGGCACACGCTCGCATCGATACCCCCTAGGGGTATAGTCTCGGTGTGTCGGGAGGAAGGTGGGGAGATCCACCGCTTCCCGGCCGACCCGGAAACGCCCCCGAAGAGGAGAACGACATGAGCGCCGACACGGACACCCAGACCACCACCGTCTACCGGGTGACCGGCATGACCTGCGGGCACTGCGAGGGCGCGGTGACCACCGAGCTCTCCGCCCTGCCGGGTGTCGCCTCGGTCAAGGCCGTCGCCGCGACCGGTGAGGTCACCGTGGTCTCGGCCGCCCCGCTCGACGAGGCCGACGTGCGCGCCGCCGTCGACGAGGCCGGCTACGAGCTCGCCGGCCAGCAGGCCTGAGCACCCTCCTCTTCAGCAGTACCCGCCGGGCCGCACCGGCCAGCTCATACTGGTTCTGTACGGCCCGGCCCTCCCCCTGGAGCCCGGATCATGAGCAGCAGCACAGTGCACGACGGACCCATAGCGGCGACCGGCGCCGCCCCGGCCACGGCCGAGGTCGAGCTGGCCATCGGCGGGATGACCTGCGCCTCCTGCGCGGCCCGCATCGAGAAGAAGCTCAACCGGATGGACGGGGTCACCGCCTCGGTGAACTACGCCACCGAGAAGGCCAAGGTCTCCTACGCCGCGGGCGTCCAGGTCGCCGACCTCATCGCGACCGTCGTCAAGACCGGCTACACCGCCGAGGAGCCCCCGCCGCCCGAGCCCGAGCCGGTACCGGACGAGGCCCAGGACTCCACGCAGGCCCCGCCCGACCCCGAACTGGCCGCACTGCGCCAGCGCCTCCTGGTCTCCACCGCGCTCGCCCTGCCCGTCGTCCTGCTCGCGATGGTCCCGGCCCTCCAGTTCGACAACTGGCAGTGGCTCTCGCTCACCCTCGCCGCCCCCGTCGTCGTCTGGGGCGCCCTCCCCTTCCACAAGGCCGCCTGGACCAACGCCCTGCACGGCGCCGCCACCATGGACACCCTGGTCTCGGTGGGCACCCTGGCCGCCTTCGCCTGGTCGCTGTGGGCCCTGTTCCTCGGCCACGCCGGAATGCCCGGCATGCGCCACGAATTCGAGTTCGCCGTCTCCCGCACGGACGGCTCCTCGGCGATCTACCTGGAGGTGGCGGCCGGGGTCGTCGCCTTCATCCTGCTCGGCCGGTACCTGGAGGCCCGCTCGAAGCGGAAGGCCGGCGCGGCCCTCAAGGCCCTGATGCGCCTCGGCGCCAAGGACGTGGCGGTACTGCGCGGCGGCGCCGAGGTACGCATCCCCGTGAGCGCGCTCGCCGCGGGCGACCGGTTCGTCGTCCGGCCCGGCGAGAAGATCGCCACCGACGGCACGGTCGTCGAGGGCAGCTCCGCCGTGGACGCCTCCATGCTGACCGGTGAATCCGTACCGGTCGACGTCGCCGTGGGCCACACCGTCACCGGAGCCACCGTCAACACCTCCGGCCGGCTGGTCGTCGAGGCGACCCGGGTCGGCTCGGACACCCAACTCGCCCGGATGGCCAGGCTGGTCGAGGACGCGCAGAACGGCAAGGCCGAGGTGCAGCGCCTCGCCGACCGGATCTCCGGCGTCTTCGTGCCGATCGTGCTCCTCCTGGCCCTGGGCACCTGGGTGACCTGGCTGCTGATCACCGACAACCCGACGGCCGCCTTCACCGCCGCCGTGGCCGTCCTGATCATCGCCTGCCCCTGCGCCCTGGGCCTGGCCACCCCGACCGCGCTGATGGTCGGCACCGGGCGGGGAGCGCAGCTCGGCATCCTGATCAAGGGCCCCGAGGTGCTGGAGTCCACCCGCCGCGTGGACACGATCGTCCTGGACAAGACCGGCACCGTGACCACCGGCCGGATGACCCTGACCGGCACGTACCCCGCCGAAGGCGTCGACGCGCACGAACTGCTGCGCCTGGCCGGCTCGCTGGAGCACGCTTCCGAACACCCGATCGCCCGGGCCGTCGCGGTGGCGGCCGCGGACCTCACCGAGGGCCTGTCGGTCCCGGAGGGCTTCGAGAACCACGGCGGCCTCGGCGTCCAGGGCGTGGTCGACGGCCACGCCGTACTGGTGGGTCGCCAGAAGCTGCTGGCCGACTGGTCGATCGCACTGCCCGCCGGGCTTGAGGAGCGCAAGGAGGCCGCCGAGGCCGCCGGTTCCACGGCCGTCCTGGTCGCCTGGGACGGGGAGGCGCGCGGGGTGCTGACCGTGGCCGACGCGGTCAAGGAGACCAGTGCCGAGGCCGTGTCCCGGCTGCGGGCCCTGGGGTTGACCCCGGTACTGCTGACCGGCGACAACCGGGCCGTCGCCGAGACGGTGGCCCGCGAGGTGGGCATCGAGGAGGTCGTCGCCGAGGTCCTCCCGCAGGACAAGGTGGACGTCGTACGCCGGCTTCAGGCCGAGGGCCGTACGGTCGCCATGGTCGGCGACGGGGTCAACGACGCGGCCGCGCTGGCCCAGGCCGACCTGGGACTGGCGATGGGCACCGGTACCGACGCGGCGATCGAAGCGAGCGACCTGACCCTGGTGGGCGGCGACTTGCGGGTCGCGGCGGACGCGATCCGGCTCTCCCGCCGCACCCTGGCCACCATCAAGGGCAACCTGTTCTGGGCCTTCGGCTACAATCTCGCGGCGCTGCCACTGGCGGCCGCCGGACTGCTCAACCCGATGATCGCGGGGGCCGCGATGGCCTTCTCCTCGGTCTTCGTGGTGACCAACAGCCTTCGGCTGCGCTCCTTCCGCTAGTGATCACTCTTCGCAATTCGCGCACACTTCCTTCACGCGAGACGCAGATCACAGCGATCACAACGTAACCATCGGGCAGGCCCATGGGTCTAATGGGGCGATGCCAGAAACGCGTTGGGGTGTACGCGCGGTTTCTCGGCACACAGACACCCGGTCCGGGTCCCGTGGGGGGAATCCGTTCCGGGGTAAGGAAAGCGCCCCGACCTTCGACCCGTGGGGGGATCGATGGCGGGGCGCTTTTCCTTGTGTACGGCCAACCTGTTCTGCAAGTCCTGCGGGTACTGCGGGTACTGCGGATCAGCCCTCGGGTCAGCGGGACTCGACCGGGACGAAGTCGCGCAGGACCTCGCCAGTGTAGATCTGGCGCGGGCGGCCGATGCGGGAGCCGGGCTCCTTGATCATCTCGTGCCACTGGGCGATCCAGCCGGGCAGGCGGCCGATCGCGAAGAGCACGGTGAACATCTCGGTCGGGAAGCCCATGGCCCGGTAGATCAGGCCGGTGTAGAAGTCGACGTTCGGGTAGAGGTTGCGCTCGACGAAGTACTCGTCGGCCAGCGCGTGCTCTTCCAGCTTCAGCGCGATGTCGAGCAGCTCGTCGTCCTTGCCGAGCGCCGAGAGGACATCGTGTGCCGCCGCCTTGATGATCTTCGCCCGGGGGTCGAAGCTCTTGTAGACGCGGTGTCCGAAGCCCATCAGGCGGACGCCGTCCTCCTTGTTCTTCACCTTGCGGATGAAGGCGTCGACGTCGCCGCCGTCGTTCTTGATGCCCTCGAGCATCTCCAGGACGGACTGGTTGGCGCCACCGTGCAGCGGACCCCACAGGGCCGAGATGCCGGCGGAGATCGAGGCGAACATGTTCGCCTGCGAGGAGCCGACCAGGCGCACGGTGGACGTCGAGCAGTTCTGCTCGTGGTCCGCGTGCAGGATGAACAGCTTGTCGAGCGCGGCGACCACGACCGGGTCCAGGTCGTACTCCTGGGCCGGCACGGAGAAGGTCATGCGCAGGAAGTTCTCGACGTAGCCGAGGTCGTTGCGCGGGTAGACCACCGGGTGGCCGACCGACTTCTTGTACGCGTAGGCCGCGATCGTCGGGAGCTTGGCCAGCAGCCGGATCGTCGAGAGATTGCGCTGCTTCTCGTCGAACGGGTTGTGGCTGTCCTGGTAGAACGTCGACAGCGCGCTGACCACGGAGGACAGCATCGCCATCGGGTGCGCGTCGCGCGGGAAGCCGTCGTAGAAACGCTTGACGTCCTCGTGCAGCAGCGTGTGCTGGGTGATCTCGTTGCGGAACGACGCGAGCTGGTCGACGGTCGGCAGCTCCCCGTTGATCAGCAGGTAGGCGACCTCGATGAAGGTCGAGCGCTCCGCCAGCTGCTCGATCGGGTATCCGCGGTAGCGCAGGATGCCCTGCTCACCGTCGAGGTAGGTAATGGCGGACTTATAGGCGGCGGTGTTTCCGTAGCCGCTGTCCAGGGTGACCAGCCCGGTCTGAGCCCTGAGCTTCGCAATGTCGAAGCCCTGGTCACCGACGGTGCTCTCGACCACCGGGTAGGTGTATTCACCGTCCGCGTACCGCAGTACTACAGAGTTGTCGCTCACGTCATCCCTCACCGACGTAGTGCCTCTTCTTCGAGGTGCCCTGACTGCCTCTACCTTCCCCCATTTGGCGCAGGTGAGTGCACTCGGGGTCGAGCTTTGGTGTTTTTGACGGCACTGAGTGCCGCCAACCTGCTCATCCTGCCCCCTCCGCGCCGGTTGTAGGAACCCCAAATGATCGATCATCTAGGTGATGTTTCCCACCGGTATGCGGCCGGACAGTCTGGGCGCGACGGCGGTGTACCGCCTGCCTGCGGAAACGGTACGCACCGCCTGGGCAAGGGCTTTGCGGGACCCGACGAGGACGACCAGTTTCTTCGCCCTGGTCACGGCCGTGTAGAGCAGATTTCGCTGGAGCATCATCCAAGCGCCCGTGGTGACCGGGATCACCACGGCCGGATATTCACTCCCCTGGGAACGGTGGATGGTGACGGCGTACGCGTGGGCCAGCTCGTCCAGCTCCGCGAACTCGTAGGCCACTTCCTCGTCTTCGTCCGTGCGCACCGTCAGGCGCTGTTCCTCCAGGTCGAGGCCGGTGACCACGCCGACCGTGCCGTTGAAGACGCCGTTGGCCCCTTTGTCATAGTTGTTTCGGATCTGCGTGACCTTGTCGCCGACCCGGAAGACCCGGCCGCCGAACCGCTTCTCGGGAAGGTTCGGCCGGGCCGGGGTAATGGCCTGCTGGAGCAGGGCGTTGAGGTTCCCGGCGCCGGCCGGGCCCCGGTGCATGGGGGCGAGGACCTGGATGTCACGCCTCGGGTCGAGTCCGAATCTGGCTGGAATTCGACGGGCGGCGACGTCGACGGCGAGCTTTCCGGCCTCCTCGGTGTCCTCCTCGGGGAAGAGGAAGAAGTCGGGCAGCCCGTCGGTGATCGGCGGCACTCCGGTGTTGATCCGGTGGGCGTTGGTGACCACACCGGACTGCTGGGCCTGCCGGAAGATGGTGGTCAGCCGGACGGCGGGGACCGGCCCGCCCTCGGCGAGCAGATCGCGCAGCACCTCGCCCGCCCCGACCGAGGGGAGCTGGTCCACGTCCCCGACCAGCAGCAGGTGGGCACCCGGTGCCACGGCCTTGACCAGCTTGTTCGCCAGCAGCAGGTCGAGCATCGAGGCCTCGTCCACGACGACCAGGTCGGCGTTGAGCGGCCGCTCCCGGTCGTAGGCCGCGTCCCCGCCCGGTTTGAGCTCCAGCAGCCGGTGCACGGTGGAGGCCTCGGCCCCGGTGAGCTCGGCCAGCCGCTTCGCCGCCCGCCCGGTGGGAGCGGCGAGGACGACCTTGGCCTTCTTGGCGCGGGCCAGCTCCACGATCGAGCGGACGGTGAAGGACTTGCCGCAGCCCGGGCCGCCGGTGAGGACCGCGACCCGGCGGGTGAGCGCGAGGCGGACCGCGTCCCGCTGCGCGGGGGCGAGCGTGGCCCCGGTCCGGCCGGCGAGCCAGCCCAGGGCCTTGTCCCAGTCCACGTCCCGGAAGGCGGGCAGCCGGTCCTCCTCGGCGTGCAGGAGCCGGCGCACCTGACCGACCAGGGACAGCTCGGCACGGTGGAACGGCACCAGGTAGACGGCGGTCAGGGGGTCCGGCCCGCCCTGCGGGTCGGGCACCGATTCCCGTACGACCCCTTCCGGATCGGCGGCGAGCTCGGCCAGGCAGTCGATGACCAGTCCGGTGTCCACCTGGAGCAGCTTGACCCCGTCGGCGATGAGCCGGTCCTCGGACAGGAAGCAGTGCCCCTGGTCGGTGGACTGCGACAGGGCGTACTGGAGCCCGGCCTTGACCCGCTCCGGGCTGTCGTGCGGGATCCCGACCGCCTGCGCGATGCGGTCGGCGGTGAGGAAGCCGATGCCCCAGACGTCGGCGGCGAGCCGGTAGGGCTGGTTCTTCACCACCGAGATGGAAGCGTCGGCGTACTTCTTGTAGATGCGGACCGCGATCGAGGTGGACACGCCGACCCCCTGGAGGAAGACCATGACCTCCTTGATGGCCTTCTGCTCCTCCCAGGCGGCGCCGATCAGCCGGGTCCGCTTGGGGCCGAGGCCGGGCACCTCGATCAGCCGCTTCGGCTGCTCCTCGATCACGTCGAGGGTGTCGAGGCCGAAGTGCTCCACGATCCGGTCGGCGATCTTCGGGCCGATGCCCTTGATCAGGCCGGAGCCGAGGTAGCGCCGGATGCCCTGGATCGTCGCGGGCAGGAGCGTCGTGTAGTTCTCCACGGTGAACTGTTTGCCGTACTGGGCATGCGAGCCCCAGCGGCCCTCCATGCGCAGCGATTCACCCGGCTGGGCCCCGAGGAGGGATCCGACCACGGTGAGCAGGTCGCCGGCGCCGCGGCCGGTGTCGACCCGGGCGACGGTGTAACCGCTCTCCTCGTTGGCGTAGGTGATGCGCTCCAGCACCCCCTCGACCACAGCGGACCGCACGTCCGCGTTCGTCGTCATGGCCCGAAGCTACAGCCCGGCTCCGACAGCCCGCCGGGCCTGTGGAAAGACCGGGGCGAGCGGTCCGGGGAACCAGAAGGGGGTCCGGCCTTCCGGCCGGACCCCCTCACGGTTACCCCTCCCTCGCCGGACTTCCCGATCCCCCCGGATCCCTCCCCGGAAGTGCCGACGCAACATACGACCCGCGACCCCCGTCAGTGGTTGCACACGGATCCGGAACTTTACCTTTCCATTACTTCAGGCTGGCCCGCAGGCCATCCGAGGTGCCGGTGAATCGCCACAGAAGTAGCGTTTCAGGCATGAGCGAATCTTCATTCCAGGACGACGTGCTGGGCGAGCTCGGCGAGGAACGGCTGACCGAGATCGCCGGCCTCCTCGGCACCGACACCAATGGCGCCCGCGACACCGTCGCGGCCACCGTCGGTGCGATGACCGGCGACCTCCAGCAGAAGGCCGACGTGGACGACGACGACGGCAAGGAGGTCCGCCAGGCCTTCGCCGAGGTGACCGAGGCCCCGCTGGAAGGCGTGGCCACGCTCGGCGGCGGCCTGGGCGGCCTGCTCAGCGGCGGGATGATGGCCGGCGTGCTCGCCAAGGTGAGCAAGCCCGTGGCCAACGCCGTCTCGAAGAAGACCGGCATCCCCGCGCCCACCATCACCCGGGTCATCGAACTGCTGATCCCGGTCCTGCTGGCCGTCTTCGCCAAGCGCGCGGCCGCCGGCAAGGGCGGTACCGGCGCCGGCACCCCGGCGGCGGCGGGCGGCGAGTCCGCCATCCCGTCCCCCGGAGCCGTACCGGGCGCGGCGGGCGCGGCCCCGGGC carries:
- a CDS encoding cation:proton antiporter, which codes for MAHSGITLILIMSIAVLAPLLAYGVSRWLPVPLVIFEILLGVLVGPDVLGWAHSGEVVDVLSELGLAMLIFLAGYEIQFAQVRGDTLKRSVWAWVVALGLGLGVGLLLAEGGGFDKGVYVGTALTSTALGTILPVLRDSGDLQNRFGSVMMAMGAVGEFGPIIAMALLLSGRAPGRSAALLIAFAALTAAAVLWALRPKPPWFSRVIAKTLHSSGQFAVRLVVLILVAFLALSQVLGLDVLLGAFAAGLITRLVLHGAAPESSETVLSKVEAMGFGFLVPLFFVVTGIEFDLDALLGGGWVLLLLPVFLLLFLVVRGLPMWLLAPRDLGRRDRVALVLFGSTALPLVVAITTLGVQDGKLESGEAAALVGAGMVSVLVFPLLGLRMRARSGGPGAGPGGPGPGTVGAGGGARVSEEEAW
- a CDS encoding heavy-metal-associated domain-containing protein; amino-acid sequence: MSADTDTQTTTVYRVTGMTCGHCEGAVTTELSALPGVASVKAVAATGEVTVVSAAPLDEADVRAAVDEAGYELAGQQA
- a CDS encoding heavy metal translocating P-type ATPase, with protein sequence MSSSTVHDGPIAATGAAPATAEVELAIGGMTCASCAARIEKKLNRMDGVTASVNYATEKAKVSYAAGVQVADLIATVVKTGYTAEEPPPPEPEPVPDEAQDSTQAPPDPELAALRQRLLVSTALALPVVLLAMVPALQFDNWQWLSLTLAAPVVVWGALPFHKAAWTNALHGAATMDTLVSVGTLAAFAWSLWALFLGHAGMPGMRHEFEFAVSRTDGSSAIYLEVAAGVVAFILLGRYLEARSKRKAGAALKALMRLGAKDVAVLRGGAEVRIPVSALAAGDRFVVRPGEKIATDGTVVEGSSAVDASMLTGESVPVDVAVGHTVTGATVNTSGRLVVEATRVGSDTQLARMARLVEDAQNGKAEVQRLADRISGVFVPIVLLLALGTWVTWLLITDNPTAAFTAAVAVLIIACPCALGLATPTALMVGTGRGAQLGILIKGPEVLESTRRVDTIVLDKTGTVTTGRMTLTGTYPAEGVDAHELLRLAGSLEHASEHPIARAVAVAAADLTEGLSVPEGFENHGGLGVQGVVDGHAVLVGRQKLLADWSIALPAGLEERKEAAEAAGSTAVLVAWDGEARGVLTVADAVKETSAEAVSRLRALGLTPVLLTGDNRAVAETVAREVGIEEVVAEVLPQDKVDVVRRLQAEGRTVAMVGDGVNDAAALAQADLGLAMGTGTDAAIEASDLTLVGGDLRVAADAIRLSRRTLATIKGNLFWAFGYNLAALPLAAAGLLNPMIAGAAMAFSSVFVVTNSLRLRSFR
- a CDS encoding citrate synthase, with the protein product MSDNSVVLRYADGEYTYPVVESTVGDQGFDIAKLRAQTGLVTLDSGYGNTAAYKSAITYLDGEQGILRYRGYPIEQLAERSTFIEVAYLLINGELPTVDQLASFRNEITQHTLLHEDVKRFYDGFPRDAHPMAMLSSVVSALSTFYQDSHNPFDEKQRNLSTIRLLAKLPTIAAYAYKKSVGHPVVYPRNDLGYVENFLRMTFSVPAQEYDLDPVVVAALDKLFILHADHEQNCSTSTVRLVGSSQANMFASISAGISALWGPLHGGANQSVLEMLEGIKNDGGDVDAFIRKVKNKEDGVRLMGFGHRVYKSFDPRAKIIKAAAHDVLSALGKDDELLDIALKLEEHALADEYFVERNLYPNVDFYTGLIYRAMGFPTEMFTVLFAIGRLPGWIAQWHEMIKEPGSRIGRPRQIYTGEVLRDFVPVESR
- the recD2 gene encoding SF1B family DNA helicase RecD2, with the translated sequence MTTNADVRSAVVEGVLERITYANEESGYTVARVDTGRGAGDLLTVVGSLLGAQPGESLRMEGRWGSHAQYGKQFTVENYTTLLPATIQGIRRYLGSGLIKGIGPKIADRIVEHFGLDTLDVIEEQPKRLIEVPGLGPKRTRLIGAAWEEQKAIKEVMVFLQGVGVSTSIAVRIYKKYADASISVVKNQPYRLAADVWGIGFLTADRIAQAVGIPHDSPERVKAGLQYALSQSTDQGHCFLSEDRLIADGVKLLQVDTGLVIDCLAELAADPEGVVRESVPDPQGGPDPLTAVYLVPFHRAELSLVGQVRRLLHAEEDRLPAFRDVDWDKALGWLAGRTGATLAPAQRDAVRLALTRRVAVLTGGPGCGKSFTVRSIVELARAKKAKVVLAAPTGRAAKRLAELTGAEASTVHRLLELKPGGDAAYDRERPLNADLVVVDEASMLDLLLANKLVKAVAPGAHLLLVGDVDQLPSVGAGEVLRDLLAEGGPVPAVRLTTIFRQAQQSGVVTNAHRINTGVPPITDGLPDFFLFPEEDTEEAGKLAVDVAARRIPARFGLDPRRDIQVLAPMHRGPAGAGNLNALLQQAITPARPNLPEKRFGGRVFRVGDKVTQIRNNYDKGANGVFNGTVGVVTGLDLEEQRLTVRTDEDEEVAYEFAELDELAHAYAVTIHRSQGSEYPAVVIPVTTGAWMMLQRNLLYTAVTRAKKLVVLVGSRKALAQAVRTVSAGRRYTAVAPRLSGRIPVGNIT
- a CDS encoding DUF937 domain-containing protein encodes the protein MSESSFQDDVLGELGEERLTEIAGLLGTDTNGARDTVAATVGAMTGDLQQKADVDDDDGKEVRQAFAEVTEAPLEGVATLGGGLGGLLSGGMMAGVLAKVSKPVANAVSKKTGIPAPTITRVIELLIPVLLAVFAKRAAAGKGGTGAGTPAAAGGESAIPSPGAVPGAAGAAPGAPGAAPAGGGLGDLLGQILGGGKK